One genomic region from Ammospiza caudacuta isolate bAmmCau1 chromosome 1, bAmmCau1.pri, whole genome shotgun sequence encodes:
- the SNRK gene encoding SNF-related serine/threonine-protein kinase, translated as MAGFKRGYDGKIAGLYDLDKTLGRGHFAVVKLARHVFTGEKVAVKVIDKTKLDTLATGHLFQEVRCMKLVQHPNIVRLYEVIDTQTKLYLILELGDGGDMFDYIMKHEEGLNEDLAKKYFAQIVHAISYCHKLHVVHRDLKPENVVFFEKQGLVKLTDFGFSNKFQPGKKLTTSCGSLAYSAPEILLGDEYDAPAVDIWSLGVILFMLVCGQPPFQEANDSETLTMIMDCKYTVPPHVSRECKDLITRMLQRDPKRRASLEEIENHAWLQGVDPSPATKYNIPLVSYKNLSEEEHNSIIQRMVLGDIADRDTIVEALETNKYNHITATYFLLAERILREKQEKEIQTRSASPSNIKAQFRQSWPTKIDVPQDLEDDLTATPLSHATVPQSSPARTAENVLNGHRSKALADSTKKEEIPELAGPALSAVPSVSLKPTTSGRKCLFRVEEDEEEDEEDKKPISLSTQVVLRRKPSVTNRLTSRKSAPVLNQIFEEGESDDEFDMDENLPPKLSRLKMNIASPSTVHKRYHRRKSQGRGSSCSSSETSDDDSESRRRLDKDSGFTYSWHRRDSSEGPPGNQGDGGGQSKPSNSNGGVDKTSPGDNSKGGGSPSGGSGGNTNTTSGSTRRCAGSGNSMQLSSRSAGELVESLKLMSLCLGSQIHGSTKYIIDPQNNLSFSSVKVQEKSSWKMCISSSGSANQPSSLGSLKFFSDQMSDTTNELERLKNRNLKNNVLQLPLCEKISVNIQRNPKDGLLCTSSQTSCCHVI; from the exons GGATAAAACTTTGGGCAGAGGCCATTTTGCTGTGGTCAAACTTGCTCGGCATGTCTTTACAGGTGAAAAAGTAGCAGTAAAAGTCATTGACAAGACCAAACTGGACACTCTTGCCACTGGACATCTCTTTCAGGAAGTCAGGTGCATGAAGTTAGTGCAGCATCCCAACATTGTGCGGCTGTACGAAGTGATTGACACCCAGACAAAGCTTTATCTCATCTTAGAGCTAGGGGATGGCGGAGATATGTTTGATTACATCATGAAACACGAGGAAGGTCTCAATGAGGATCTGGCAAAAAAATACTTTGCTCAAATAGTTCATGCTATATCCTACTGCCATAAACTGCATGTAGTTCATAGAGACTTAAAACCAGAGAATGTCgttttctttgaaaaacaaGGACTTGTGAAATTGACTGATTTTGGCTTCAGCAACAAATTTCAGCCTGGAAAGAAGCTCACCACAAGCTGTGGATCTCTTGCCTATTCTGCTCCTGAAATTTTACTTGGGGATGAATATGATGCACCAGCAGTGG ATATATGGAGTTTGGGGGTCATCCTGTTCATGTTAGTCTGTGGACAACCACCATTCCAAGAAGCAAATGACAGTGAAACTCTGACTATGATAATGGACTGCAAATACACGGTGCCACCTCACGTGTCCAGAGAATGTAAAGA TCTAATTACACGGATGTTGCAGAGAGACCCGAAGCGAAGGGCGTCTTTGGAAGAGATTGAAAACCATGCATGGCTCCAAGGAGTTGATCCATCTCCTGCAACCAAGTATAATATTCCTCTTGTATCCTACAAAAACCTGTCTGAGGAGGAGCACAACAGTATAATACAGCGCATGGTTCTTGGGGACATCGCAGACAGAGACACCATAGTGGA GGCATTGGAGACTAACAAATACAATCACATCACTGCTACTTACTTCTTACTAGCTGAAAGGATCCTGCGAGAAAAACAAGAGAAGGAAATTCAGACCAGATCTGCAAGCCCCAGCAACATCAAAGCCCAGTTCAG GCAGTCGTGGCCGACAAAAATCGATGTGCCGCAGGATCTGGAGGATGACCTTACAGCAACCCCTCTGTCCCACGCCACTGTTCCCCAGTCCTCGCCGGCTCGCACGGCTGAGAACGTTCTCAACGGGCACCGCAGCAAGGCCCTCGCGGACTCCACAAAGAAGGAAGAGATCCCTGAACTGGCCGGGCCAGCACTCTCAGCAGTTCCATCGGTGAGCTTAAAGCCCACTACCAGTGGCCGGAAGTGCTTGTTCAGAGTcgaagaggatgaagaggaggatgaggaagataAAAAACCTATTTCACTTTCTACTCAAGTTGTTCTGCGTCGTAAGCCTTCGGTTACAAACCGTCTTACTTCGAGAAAGAGCGCACCAGTGCTCAACCAGATCTTTGAGGAGGGCGAGTCAGATGATGAGTTTGACATGGACGAGAACTTGCCCCCAAAGCTCAGCAGGTTAAAGATGAACATCGCCTCGCCCAGCACCGTGCACAAACGCTACCACCGGAGGAAAAGCCAGGGCCGGGGCtcgagctgcagcagctccgaAACCAGCGATGACGACTCGGAGAGCAGGAGGCGTCTGGACAAGGACAGCGGGTTCACTTACTCCTGGCACAGGCGGGATAGTAGCGAAGGGCCGCCGGGCAACCAGGGGGACGGTGGTGGGCAAAGCAAACCCAGCAACAGCAACGGAGGGGTGGACAAAACGAGCCCGGGCGATAACAGCAAAGGTGGGGGCAGTCCCTCTGGTGGCTCTGGGGGAAACACCAACACCACCTCGGGTTCCACTCGGAGATGCGCTGGATCTGGAAACTCCATGCAGCTCTCATCCCGAAGTGCAGGGGAACTGGTTGAAAGCCTGAAGCTAATGAGCCTTTGTCTAGGTTCACAGATTCACGGCAGCACGAAATACATTATTGATCCTCAAAACAATCTGTCCTTTTCCAGTGTAAAAGTACAGGAGAAATCATCGTGGAAAATGTGTATAAGCTCCAGCGGAAGTGCAAACCAGCCTTCATCACTGGGCAGCCTAAAATTTTTTTCCGACCAAATGTCAGACACAACAAACGAATTGGAACGGCTAAAGAACAGGAACTTGAAAAACAATGTGCTACAACTACCTCTCTGTGAAAAGATCTCTGTGAATATTCAGCGGAACCCAAAGGACGGGCTGCTGTGTACCTCCAGTCAAACCAGTTGCTGTCACGTCATTTGA